A region from the Rosa rugosa chromosome 6, drRosRugo1.1, whole genome shotgun sequence genome encodes:
- the LOC133717205 gene encoding UPF0481 protein At3g47200-like — MSGVNHKSGKDHTVIDINDKNCIFRVPNVLRRQNPEAYTPDVVSIGPFHRYRVKRGKEEGKGGKDDKEGKGEEDFQLIKQVKRRYLNEFLTGIKNITLEELTTEVIKLSDQKNEGEFEQRARDFYAESLHISTKKFIKMMIVDGCFLIQLFRKCDDEKLRAFDDPVFNMDCMFHFLCHDILLLENQLPWFVIHSLYSLISKEYPNQASLSFLVLEVFSTLPSLKHSCSNYQTHLRTKERHCDADFLHILDLVRASMVNPLTIIDVRANEAARKHERGNKAVHEDPDKNQIRTATALSKADIKFKNVETDSNHSIMDIQFKAGGWFNNGILEIPQLNVGMSSKTLFRNLIAIEQCYHGYSNAITSYAIFMDNLISSNEDMELLRMEKVIGNWMSDEDGCKFFSDLYKDIAHKKFYYVDLCEQLNYRYRLKRYTWLASLKSEKFSNPCRILAFAMGIFILILTAWSQINNIRVNMHK, encoded by the coding sequence ATGTCTGGTGTAAATCATAAGAGTGGTAAAGATCATACAGTTATCGATATTAATGACAAGAACTGCATCTTCAGAGTTCCTAATGTGCTCCGGAGACAAAATCCAGAAGCATATACACCTGACGTTGTTTCAATCGGACCTTTTCATCGTTATCGAGTAAAGCGAGGCAAAGAGGAAGGTAAAGGAGGCAAAGATGACAAAGAAGGCAAAGGTGAGGAAGATTTTCAACTCATAAAACAAGTGAAAAGGAGATATTTGAATGAATTTCTCACAGGTATAAAGAATATAACTTTGGAAGAGTTGACTACAGAAGTCATTAAGCTCTCAGATCAAAAGAATGAAGGCGAATTTGAGCAACGCGCGCGCGATTTTTATGCAGAATCACTTCATATTTCCACTAAAAAGTTCATCAAGATGATGATAGTTGACGGTTGCTTCCTAATTCAACTGTTTCGGAAGTGTGACGATGAGAAACTCAGGGCCTTTGATGACCCGGTGTTCAACATGGACTGTATGTTTCATTTCCTATGCCATGACATTTTGCTCCTAGAAAATCAACTACCTTGGTTTGTTATCCACAGTTTGTATAGCCTTATCTCTAAAGAATACCCTAATCAAGCCTCCCTCTCTTTTCTCGTCCTTGAAGTCTTCAGCACGCTACCATCACTGAAGCATAGTTGCTCAAACTATCAAACGCATCTCCGGACAAAAGAGAGACACTGTGATGCTGATTTTCTGCACATACTTGATCTGGTAAGAGCTTCTATGGTTAATCCATTAACTATCATAGATGTGAGAGCAAATGAAGCAGCTAGAAAACACGAGAGAGGCAATAAAGCTGTTCATGAAGACCCAGATAAAAATCAAATCCGTACCGCAACCGCTCTCTCAAAGGCAGACATTAAATTCAAAAACGTCGAAACGGATAGCAATCATAGCATAATGGACATCCAATTCAAAGCGGGTGGGTGGTTCAACAATGGGATTCTTGAAATTCCACAGCTAAATGTTGGAATGTCATCGAAAACATTATTCAGGAACCTTATTGCAATTGAGCAATGCTACCATGGTTATTCAAACGCGATTACATCTTATGCCATCTTTATGGATAACCTCATCTCTTCAAATGAAGATATGGAATTACTTCGCATGGAAAAAGTAATAGGTAACTGGATGAGTGATGAAGATGGTTGTAAGTTTTTCAGCGACCTTTACAAGGATATCGCGCACAAGAAGTTCTACTATGTTGATCTGTGCGAACAACTGAATTATCGTTACAGATTGAAACGGTATACATGGTTGGCTTCACTCAAGAGTGAAAAATTTTCTAACCCCTGCAGAATTTTGGCTTTCGCGATGGGcattttcattttgattctcACCGCGTGGAGTCAGATAAACAACATTCGGGTTAACATGCACAAGTGA